ACTTATTTTGATGACAAGAATACCTATTCCTGGAAAGACGAAAACCCGATTAATGGAAATTTTATCAGGAAAACAATGTGCCGATATCCATAGATGTTTTCTCTTGGATTTATTTTATGTTTTTTCTATGCTAGAAAAGGATATTGATATATTTTTAACCTATACTCCTGATGACGCTATTCAAATTATCGACAATATTCTGCCTAAAGATATAGCCTGTTTTCCCCAAAAAGGTACAAAATTAGGGGAAAAAATGGCAAATGCTATAGAAGAATTATTAAGAAAAGGCTATAAAAAAGTTCTTCTTATGGGGTCTGATATACCTGAAATACAGCCACAACATATCCAAGAAGCTTATAGTG
This Natronincola ferrireducens DNA region includes the following protein-coding sequences:
- a CDS encoding TIGR04282 family arsenosugar biosynthesis glycosyltransferase, which produces MKALILMTRIPIPGKTKTRLMEILSGKQCADIHRCFLLDLFYVFSMLEKDIDIFLTYTPDDAIQIIDNILPKDIACFPQKGTKLGEKMANAIEELLRKGYKKVLLMGSDIPEIQPQHIQEAYSVLENNDICLGPTFDGGYYLVGMKKIHREIFNDSLKWGNKSVLEGTIDIINGLGLQVGLIEKHRDIDTKEDLAALTKKINLGVFQNKIAPQHTIQFIKNCWSDENYAKKQAKV